Proteins from one Vibrio coralliirubri genomic window:
- the cra gene encoding catabolite repressor/activator — protein sequence MTLDEIAKLAGVSKTTASYVINGKAQKYRISEKTQQKVMAVVEEYNYRPDHAASSLRAGNSRSFGLIIPDLENSSYARLAKLIEQNSRKVGYQILIGCSDDDAETERKVAEALVSRRIDALLVASSMPDANEFYLKLQNSGTPVIAIDRPLDDEHFACVISEDFEAAFELTHSILDDSIHSVGLIGALPDLNISRERQLGFEAANKAHTQQTGLTENKPMVVGYGEHFDRESGREIFEGWIAKGTVPDAIVTMSYTLLEGVLDVMVEKPELISQVKLATFGDNRLLDFLPFKVHSLPQQFEVIADSAFALALNASAKRYQAGIELVPRSLVKRG from the coding sequence ATGACACTAGATGAGATTGCCAAACTAGCCGGTGTGTCGAAAACCACAGCCAGCTATGTGATTAATGGCAAGGCGCAGAAATACAGAATCAGTGAAAAGACACAGCAGAAAGTAATGGCAGTGGTGGAAGAGTATAACTACCGACCAGACCATGCTGCTTCGTCGCTGCGCGCTGGTAATAGCCGTTCATTTGGTTTGATTATCCCTGATCTGGAAAACAGCAGTTACGCGCGTTTAGCAAAACTGATCGAGCAGAACTCACGTAAAGTGGGCTATCAAATCCTGATTGGTTGCTCAGATGATGACGCTGAAACCGAACGTAAAGTTGCGGAAGCGCTTGTTAGCCGTCGTATCGATGCCTTGCTAGTGGCGAGCTCAATGCCAGACGCCAATGAGTTCTACTTGAAGTTGCAAAACTCAGGCACACCCGTTATTGCGATAGACCGTCCTTTAGATGATGAGCACTTTGCCTGCGTGATCAGTGAAGATTTCGAGGCTGCATTTGAACTGACGCACTCGATTCTTGATGACAGCATTCATAGTGTTGGTTTGATTGGCGCATTGCCTGATCTGAACATTTCACGTGAACGTCAGCTCGGTTTTGAAGCGGCGAATAAAGCACATACTCAACAAACAGGGCTAACCGAAAACAAGCCGATGGTTGTGGGTTATGGTGAACACTTTGATAGAGAATCAGGACGTGAGATTTTTGAGGGCTGGATTGCCAAAGGCACAGTGCCTGATGCAATTGTCACTATGTCTTATACCTTACTAGAAGGTGTGTTGGATGTGATGGTCGAAAAGCCAGAACTGATCAGCCAAGTAAAGCTGGCAACCTTTGGTGATAACCGTTTATTGGATTTCTTACCTTTTAAAGTCCATTCATTGCCACAGCAATTCGAAGTGATTGCAGACAGCGCCTTTGCACTTGCTTTGAACGCGTCAGCTAAACGCTATCAAGCTGGTATTGAGCTAGTGCCAAGAAGCTTAGTGAAGCGAGGCTAA
- a CDS encoding bifunctional protein-serine/threonine kinase/phosphatase: MTISFSQGQVITPESNNQLTLKFGGYSNQGVRDENQDAIIVKYPKTRAEQELKGSVACIADGASCSEHGQKASHTSVMQFIDDYYATPQSWSIQRSAQKVLTSLNSWLFNTSVSNIHPAQQVNHNALVSTFSSVILKSNTAHIFHVGDSRIYLLRDGELRQLTRDHTRKNMGQKHYLTRALGMDNQLNVDYQTLPLKKNDCFILTSDGVHEFVSPNTFKEHIDKPGADFEYAAQTICNTALSHNSSDNVSCLIVQVSHLPKPSLIEFHEKLAKRAIPPALKLGQSIDNFMVIEVLYAGSRSHVYRVMQRETQTEFVLKVPSVQYHDSPSQLRAFFNEQWAGILLKNKRVMKVYPTPENSQFLYQICEWVEGITLRQWMYDNPKPSLNEVRDILEKITQGIRVLQRADMVHRDLKPENIMIQRDGEVKIIDLGAVLVRGLEEGELTDKDDTPLGAVNYIAPETIKHNSATTSSDLFSIAVIGYEMLTGELPYSEMTAQSLKQSRHHQWEYQPITQKRADLPSWVDLVLQKACAESPSKRHQVLGNFVADLYTPNQSLVKSKAKQPLINRNPIQFWKVLALLLGIVAIVEMGLLLSSS, translated from the coding sequence ATGACAATTTCGTTCAGCCAAGGGCAAGTCATCACGCCAGAATCCAACAACCAGTTAACGCTTAAGTTTGGTGGTTATTCGAATCAAGGCGTACGTGATGAAAACCAAGATGCCATCATTGTAAAATACCCTAAAACTCGCGCAGAGCAAGAGTTGAAAGGCAGTGTTGCCTGCATTGCAGACGGAGCAAGTTGTAGTGAACACGGCCAGAAAGCCAGTCACACCAGCGTGATGCAGTTTATCGACGACTATTACGCAACCCCCCAAAGCTGGAGCATTCAACGTTCGGCGCAAAAGGTCTTAACGTCCCTCAATTCTTGGCTCTTCAACACGTCTGTTTCTAATATTCATCCCGCGCAGCAAGTGAACCACAATGCCCTCGTTTCGACGTTCAGCAGCGTGATCTTAAAATCGAACACCGCACATATATTCCACGTTGGCGACAGCCGTATCTACTTACTCAGAGATGGAGAATTACGCCAACTGACCCGCGACCACACGCGTAAAAATATGGGGCAAAAGCATTATCTAACACGCGCCTTGGGCATGGATAACCAACTCAACGTTGACTATCAAACCCTGCCTCTCAAGAAAAACGACTGCTTTATCCTGACATCTGATGGCGTGCACGAGTTTGTCTCTCCCAACACCTTCAAGGAACACATCGACAAACCCGGAGCAGATTTCGAATACGCTGCGCAAACCATCTGTAACACCGCTTTAAGCCACAATAGCTCAGACAACGTGAGCTGTTTGATTGTGCAAGTCAGCCATCTGCCTAAACCTTCGTTGATTGAATTCCATGAAAAGCTGGCTAAACGTGCCATCCCACCCGCTTTAAAACTCGGGCAAAGTATCGACAACTTCATGGTGATTGAGGTGTTGTATGCAGGCTCTAGAAGCCATGTGTATCGTGTGATGCAGAGAGAGACACAAACCGAGTTCGTGCTGAAAGTCCCTTCCGTTCAATATCACGATAGCCCTTCGCAACTCAGAGCTTTCTTTAATGAACAATGGGCGGGGATCCTGTTAAAAAACAAGAGAGTCATGAAGGTTTACCCGACCCCAGAGAACTCGCAATTCTTATATCAAATCTGCGAATGGGTAGAAGGCATCACGCTAAGACAATGGATGTACGACAACCCAAAACCATCACTCAATGAAGTGCGCGACATACTAGAAAAGATCACACAAGGCATTCGAGTATTACAACGTGCAGACATGGTGCACCGAGACTTAAAGCCCGAGAACATCATGATTCAACGTGATGGTGAGGTGAAAATCATCGACCTTGGTGCGGTGTTAGTGAGAGGTCTTGAAGAGGGAGAGCTCACTGACAAGGACGATACACCATTAGGCGCGGTCAATTACATTGCACCCGAGACCATCAAGCACAACAGCGCGACCACCAGCTCAGATCTGTTCTCTATCGCTGTGATTGGCTATGAGATGCTAACCGGTGAATTGCCCTACTCTGAAATGACCGCACAATCGCTTAAGCAATCTCGTCACCATCAATGGGAATACCAACCCATCACTCAGAAACGAGCGGACTTACCGAGTTGGGTGGATTTGGTGTTACAAAAAGCCTGCGCGGAATCGCCAAGCAAACGTCATCAAGTGTTGGGAAATTTTGTGGCAGACCTTTACACACCAAACCAAAGCTTGGTCAAAAGCAAAGCCAAGCAACCTTTGATAAACCGAAACCCGATCCAGTTTTGGAAAGTGTTGGCCTTGTTGCTCGGCATTGTTGCCATTGTAGAAATGGGGTTGTTGCTTAGCTCGAGTTAG
- a CDS encoding NarK family nitrate/nitrite MFS transporter, translating into MDNTKFSLLSFTGKMKVLHLSWMAFFITFVVWFNFAPLLQMVKTTLGLSTEEIKTLLILNVALTIPARVAIGMLTDRYGPRLVYSSLLAVCSIPCFMFALADSFIQAAIARFLLGFIGAGFVVGIRLVSEWFPHNELGTAEGIYGGWGNFGSAAAAFTLPTLALAFGGEDGWRYAVGITGVMSLAFSFIFYKNVSDTPKGSTYFKPAQVTAMEVTSKGDFFFLLIMKIPMYAALALLTWKLSPSNINMLSDMAVYSVYAGLAALYVYEVSQVWKVNKNVFKEEVPEIHQYKFKQVAVLNVLYFATFGSELAVVSMLPLFFSETFELTPVLAGMVASAYAFMNLMSRPGGGWISDKFGRKPTLLILTIGLAVGYFAMGQVDSTWPVWLAVVAAMACSFFVQAGEGAVFATVPLIKRRMTGQIAGMTGAYGNVGALVYLTVLSFVSYQTFFLVIAATAVLGFVTLLFMEEPNGQIAEVNDDGSVTLINVSN; encoded by the coding sequence ATGGATAACACTAAATTTTCGCTGCTTTCATTTACGGGTAAGATGAAGGTCTTACACCTAAGTTGGATGGCCTTTTTCATTACCTTTGTTGTGTGGTTCAACTTTGCCCCACTACTGCAAATGGTAAAAACCACGCTTGGTCTTTCTACTGAAGAGATCAAAACCCTCCTGATCCTCAACGTTGCATTGACCATTCCGGCGCGTGTCGCCATAGGCATGCTAACCGATAGATATGGCCCAAGGTTGGTCTACTCTTCGCTACTCGCGGTCTGTTCTATCCCTTGTTTTATGTTTGCTCTGGCAGACTCTTTCATTCAAGCGGCCATCGCTCGTTTCCTACTGGGCTTCATTGGTGCAGGTTTCGTTGTCGGTATTCGTCTTGTGTCTGAATGGTTCCCGCACAACGAACTGGGTACAGCAGAAGGTATTTACGGCGGCTGGGGTAACTTCGGTTCAGCAGCAGCGGCGTTCACACTTCCAACTCTCGCTCTAGCGTTTGGTGGTGAAGACGGCTGGCGTTATGCGGTTGGTATTACTGGCGTTATGAGCTTAGCGTTCTCGTTTATCTTCTACAAAAACGTGTCAGATACACCAAAAGGTTCGACTTACTTCAAACCTGCTCAAGTTACAGCGATGGAAGTGACATCAAAGGGTGACTTTTTCTTCCTACTTATTATGAAGATCCCTATGTATGCCGCTTTAGCGTTACTGACTTGGAAGCTATCACCAAGCAACATCAACATGTTGTCTGACATGGCGGTTTACTCTGTGTATGCAGGTTTGGCTGCGCTTTACGTGTACGAAGTGTCGCAAGTTTGGAAAGTAAACAAGAACGTATTCAAAGAAGAAGTGCCAGAGATTCACCAGTACAAGTTCAAGCAAGTAGCGGTACTTAACGTATTGTACTTCGCGACATTTGGTTCTGAACTGGCTGTGGTTTCTATGCTGCCACTGTTCTTCTCTGAAACCTTTGAATTAACACCGGTTCTTGCAGGTATGGTTGCATCGGCTTATGCCTTTATGAACCTAATGTCTCGCCCAGGTGGTGGTTGGATTTCAGATAAATTCGGTCGTAAACCAACACTGCTTATTCTAACGATTGGTCTTGCTGTGGGTTACTTCGCAATGGGTCAAGTAGACAGCACATGGCCTGTATGGCTAGCGGTTGTCGCGGCGATGGCGTGTTCTTTCTTCGTGCAAGCGGGTGAAGGTGCAGTATTCGCAACGGTTCCTCTAATCAAGCGCCGTATGACAGGTCAGATTGCAGGTATGACAGGTGCTTACGGTAACGTGGGTGCGTTAGTTTACCTGACTGTGTTGTCATTCGTGAGCTACCAAACGTTCTTCTTAGTGATTGCTGCAACAGCGGTACTTGGCTTTGTGACTCTACTGTTCATGGAAGAGCCTAACGGTCAAATCGCCGAAGTAAACGACGATGGCAGTGTCACGCTGATTAATGTTTCAAACTAG
- the nirD gene encoding nitrite reductase small subunit NirD yields MENWTTVCSTSDLTPNGGICAKVDDNQVAIFYCKRSDTLYGLSNYDPIGKANVMSRGIIGSLSGEPYVASPLYKQHYHLETGECLEQPELKLVKFEVRKQGEQVQVLAPLAIAS; encoded by the coding sequence ATGGAAAATTGGACAACCGTATGCAGCACCAGCGATCTAACCCCAAACGGGGGAATTTGCGCCAAAGTAGACGATAACCAAGTGGCTATTTTTTACTGCAAGCGCAGCGACACGCTTTATGGGCTCTCTAATTACGACCCTATCGGCAAGGCGAATGTGATGTCACGTGGTATAATTGGTTCATTAAGCGGAGAACCTTACGTGGCCTCACCCTTATACAAGCAGCATTACCACTTAGAAACTGGCGAATGTCTTGAACAGCCCGAGCTCAAGCTCGTGAAATTTGAAGTTCGCAAGCAAGGAGAACAAGTTCAAGTTCTCGCACCACTTGCTATCGCCAGTTAA
- the nirB gene encoding nitrite reductase large subunit NirB: MSKKKIVVVGNGMVGHKFIDNILQSDSDEFDVITFSEEPRLAYDRVQLTAYFNGKSADDLSLTSEEYYQSNGVNYLLNQKVAKLDTANQQVITESGHVESYDKLILATGSFPFVPPIPGNDQEHCHVYRTIEDLDAIELSSKGSKSGVVIGGGLLGLEAANAVKNLGLETHVVEFAPRLMAVQLDDGGGALLRRKIEDLGVQVHTEKATSEIVDGENARYRMNFADGTHLETDMIVFSAGIRPQDELARSSDVEIGERGGIVINNHCQTNIDNVYAIGECALWDNKIFGLVAPGYSMAKIAASHIVSGGTDDTAFTGADMSTKLKLLGVDVASIGEVHGKTEGAQSYTYNDEIEQVYKRLIISADGTKIVGAVLVGDAEAYGSLLQIKQNDMPLPENPSVLILPNVADDSGSAMGVEALPDSAVICSCFDVTKGDIKEAVSAGCTTMAALKETTNASTGCGGCSALAKQVLDSELSNLGVEVSNDICEHFAYSRQELTDIIRVNKIKTFDELLDSHGNGLGCTVCKPAVGSILASYWNDYILEDQHIELQDTNDIYLGNMQKDGTYSVVPRIAGGEITPDKLIVLGEVAKEFDLYTKITGGQRVDLFGAQLNELPIIWKKLIDAGFETGHAYGKSVRTVKSCVGSTWCRYGVNDSVGLAIRLENRYKGLRSPHKIKFAVSGCTRECAEAQSKDIGVIATDKGWNLYICGNGGMRPRHADLFATDLDETTLLKYIDRVLMFYTRTADRLQRTSIWMENLEGGIEYLKQVVIEDKLNVAEELEADIALNIEKYQCEWKTTIENPEKMKRFQHYINSEEMDTSLSFIKEREQRFPKPSLSDASNSKRDEKLAKADQIEVTEVS; encoded by the coding sequence ATGAGCAAGAAGAAAATCGTCGTTGTTGGTAACGGCATGGTTGGACACAAATTTATCGACAATATCCTGCAATCAGACAGTGATGAATTTGATGTGATTACTTTTAGTGAAGAACCAAGGCTAGCCTACGACCGTGTTCAGCTGACGGCTTACTTTAATGGTAAAAGCGCTGATGACCTGTCATTGACCAGTGAAGAATATTACCAAAGCAACGGCGTGAACTACTTGTTGAACCAGAAGGTTGCCAAGCTAGACACCGCCAATCAACAAGTCATCACTGAAAGTGGTCATGTTGAAAGTTACGACAAGCTAATCTTGGCGACGGGCTCTTTCCCTTTTGTTCCCCCTATTCCCGGTAACGACCAAGAACACTGTCACGTTTATCGCACCATCGAAGACTTAGACGCCATCGAGCTTTCAAGCAAAGGCAGCAAATCTGGCGTGGTGATTGGTGGTGGTTTGCTTGGCTTAGAAGCTGCAAACGCAGTCAAAAACCTTGGCTTAGAAACCCATGTGGTTGAATTCGCGCCTCGCCTAATGGCCGTTCAATTAGATGACGGTGGCGGTGCCCTACTGCGCAGAAAGATTGAAGACCTTGGTGTGCAAGTTCATACCGAGAAAGCGACCTCTGAAATAGTCGACGGTGAAAATGCGCGCTACCGTATGAACTTCGCCGATGGCACCCATTTAGAAACCGATATGATCGTATTCTCTGCCGGTATTCGCCCTCAAGATGAGCTGGCAAGAAGCTCTGATGTCGAGATTGGCGAGCGTGGCGGTATTGTGATCAACAATCACTGTCAAACCAACATCGACAACGTCTACGCGATTGGTGAATGTGCTCTTTGGGATAACAAGATCTTCGGCTTAGTCGCTCCCGGTTATTCGATGGCAAAAATCGCGGCTTCGCACATTGTCTCTGGCGGTACTGACGACACTGCATTCACTGGCGCAGACATGAGCACCAAGCTCAAACTACTTGGCGTCGACGTGGCCAGTATTGGTGAAGTACACGGCAAGACGGAAGGCGCTCAATCGTATACCTACAACGATGAAATTGAACAAGTTTATAAGCGCCTGATCATTTCGGCTGACGGCACAAAGATTGTTGGTGCTGTGTTAGTGGGTGATGCAGAAGCCTACGGTTCGCTACTGCAAATCAAACAAAATGACATGCCTCTTCCTGAAAACCCATCAGTGCTGATTTTACCTAACGTGGCCGATGATTCAGGTTCGGCAATGGGTGTTGAAGCTCTGCCTGATAGCGCTGTGATCTGTTCATGTTTTGATGTGACCAAAGGCGATATTAAAGAGGCCGTTTCAGCTGGGTGCACCACGATGGCTGCACTGAAAGAAACCACTAACGCCTCGACAGGTTGTGGCGGTTGTTCTGCCCTTGCGAAACAGGTTCTCGATAGTGAGCTGAGTAACTTGGGTGTGGAAGTCTCTAACGATATCTGTGAGCACTTTGCTTATTCTCGTCAAGAGCTTACCGACATCATCCGCGTCAACAAAATCAAGACCTTCGACGAGCTGTTAGATTCTCACGGCAACGGATTGGGTTGTACTGTATGTAAACCGGCTGTCGGTTCGATACTGGCTTCGTACTGGAACGATTACATCCTTGAAGATCAACATATCGAGCTGCAAGACACCAACGACATCTACCTTGGCAACATGCAAAAAGACGGCACTTACTCAGTGGTTCCGCGTATTGCTGGCGGTGAAATCACTCCAGATAAATTGATCGTGCTTGGTGAAGTCGCTAAAGAGTTCGACCTCTACACCAAAATCACGGGCGGTCAGCGTGTCGACTTGTTTGGCGCACAACTTAACGAACTGCCAATCATCTGGAAAAAGCTGATTGATGCAGGTTTTGAAACTGGCCACGCCTACGGTAAATCGGTTCGTACCGTGAAATCGTGTGTCGGTAGTACTTGGTGTCGATACGGTGTCAACGACAGTGTTGGCTTAGCGATTCGACTTGAGAACCGCTACAAAGGCCTACGTTCACCACACAAGATCAAGTTTGCGGTTTCAGGCTGTACTCGTGAATGTGCAGAAGCGCAATCGAAAGACATTGGTGTTATCGCCACCGACAAAGGTTGGAACTTATACATCTGTGGTAACGGTGGTATGCGCCCTCGCCATGCCGACCTATTCGCCACTGATTTAGACGAAACCACACTCCTTAAATACATAGACCGCGTTTTGATGTTCTACACACGTACCGCAGATCGCCTACAGCGTACATCGATATGGATGGAGAACCTCGAAGGCGGCATTGAATACCTCAAGCAAGTCGTGATTGAAGACAAGCTCAATGTTGCTGAAGAACTTGAAGCTGACATCGCACTCAACATCGAGAAATACCAGTGTGAATGGAAAACCACCATTGAAAACCCTGAGAAGATGAAGCGCTTCCAGCACTACATCAACAGTGAAGAAATGGACACTAGCCTCTCTTTCATCAAAGAGCGAGAGCAACGTTTTCCTAAGCCGAGCTTGAGTGATGCTTCGAATTCAAAACGCGATGAAAAGCTCGCTAAAGCAGACCAAATCGAAGTGACTGAGGTTTCATAA
- a CDS encoding molybdopterin oxidoreductase family protein — translation MSEKRMTDSNNGWIKSTCAYCGVGCGIEARPTSLGKLEVRGDKDHPSNYGKLCTKGIALGDTVTPLGRLTQPAHIQNEQKQELDWNSATQLVADKFNQTIEEFGADSVAFYVSGQLLTEDYYVANKLMKGFIGSGNIDSNSRLCMASTVVGHKRAFGADTVPVCYEDLEQADLVVITGSNLAWCHPVLFQRLRAAKQANSALKVIVIDPRYTDTCEIADIHLALESGSDVALFNGLLGYLDDNDKLDVDYIENHTQGFTESIRSATQYRYTESGWGDKSVPELTGLTEQQLKQFYSLFASNEKVLTIYSQGVNQSTQGCDKVNAIINCHLATGKIGKPGMGPFSVTGQPNAMGGREVGGLANTLAAHFEFGDPQSHQTVSEFWQTDSLATHAGLKAIDLFDAMNEGKIKAVWIMATNPVVSLPDSEKIKAALEKCPFVVVSDCIADTETTRLADVVLPAQGWSEKSGTVTNSERRISRQRRVLPSPGEAKPDWWILKEVAQKMGFKEQFEFRHEGEIFKEYCEMTALGNETGKARDLCLIGLTQLDEKGYGELTPQQWPVLEYQPEIIEQRMFTNGEFFTESGKAQFIAVEHDKPIADTSLEFPLIMNTGRIRDQWHTMSRTGLAAGLGEHTPEPFVAMHPDTVAELGLEEFGLDAFNHATINPVVKVRSAQGECQARLVVTKEMRREQVFMPIHWNAPTAKDSKPCDLILPHTDAASGQPEFKHTPVVVEPCGYRSEAALVSDKVMDCSGFDYWVRQRVEGGFLYRISSSKNPMELVIQLANTLDALPEPNAEAIKSLHYHGNKSFKNYGSAKLGQSGVKQAFVVNSKLDHQSIEWLVECLTREADEEFEAEFLSTMAK, via the coding sequence TTGAGCGAGAAACGGATGACCGATTCAAACAACGGCTGGATCAAATCGACCTGTGCTTATTGTGGTGTAGGGTGTGGAATAGAAGCGAGACCGACATCGCTAGGAAAACTAGAAGTACGTGGTGATAAAGATCATCCATCAAACTATGGAAAGCTATGTACTAAAGGGATCGCGCTTGGCGACACCGTCACGCCTTTAGGTCGTCTTACACAGCCTGCTCATATTCAGAATGAGCAAAAACAAGAGCTGGACTGGAACAGTGCCACTCAATTGGTCGCAGACAAATTCAATCAAACCATCGAAGAATTTGGGGCCGACTCGGTTGCGTTCTATGTATCTGGTCAGCTGCTTACCGAAGACTATTACGTTGCCAATAAACTGATGAAAGGCTTCATCGGCAGTGGCAACATCGACAGTAATTCTAGGCTATGTATGGCTTCAACTGTGGTCGGGCATAAGCGTGCATTTGGCGCAGACACAGTACCGGTGTGCTACGAAGATCTCGAGCAAGCCGATCTAGTCGTGATTACAGGCTCCAACCTAGCATGGTGTCACCCGGTACTTTTCCAAAGATTAAGAGCCGCGAAACAAGCCAACTCTGCATTGAAAGTGATCGTGATAGATCCGCGTTATACCGACACCTGTGAAATCGCAGACATTCACTTGGCATTGGAATCTGGCTCAGACGTGGCGCTGTTTAACGGCTTATTGGGCTATCTCGACGATAACGACAAGCTAGATGTAGACTACATAGAAAACCACACTCAAGGCTTTACTGAATCGATTCGTTCTGCAACTCAATATCGCTATACCGAATCGGGCTGGGGCGACAAAAGCGTGCCTGAGCTTACAGGGTTAACAGAGCAGCAGCTAAAACAGTTCTACAGTTTGTTTGCATCGAACGAGAAGGTGCTGACCATTTACTCTCAAGGCGTGAACCAATCCACACAGGGGTGTGACAAGGTAAACGCCATTATTAACTGCCATTTAGCCACCGGAAAAATTGGCAAGCCGGGCATGGGACCATTCTCCGTAACGGGCCAGCCGAACGCGATGGGTGGGCGTGAGGTGGGCGGTTTAGCCAATACCTTAGCGGCGCACTTTGAATTTGGTGATCCGCAATCACACCAAACGGTGAGTGAGTTCTGGCAAACCGACAGCTTAGCCACACATGCGGGCTTAAAAGCGATTGACCTGTTTGATGCCATGAATGAAGGTAAAATCAAAGCCGTGTGGATCATGGCGACTAACCCAGTCGTGAGCCTGCCTGATAGCGAAAAGATCAAAGCGGCATTAGAGAAGTGCCCATTTGTGGTGGTGTCTGATTGTATTGCCGATACGGAAACCACTCGCTTGGCCGATGTGGTGCTGCCCGCGCAAGGGTGGAGCGAGAAGTCGGGTACTGTGACCAACTCTGAACGCCGAATCTCACGCCAACGCCGCGTGTTACCAAGCCCTGGGGAAGCCAAGCCCGATTGGTGGATTCTAAAAGAAGTCGCACAAAAAATGGGATTCAAAGAGCAATTCGAGTTCCGCCACGAAGGTGAGATCTTCAAAGAGTATTGCGAGATGACAGCGCTCGGCAATGAAACAGGTAAAGCGCGTGACTTGTGCTTAATTGGACTCACGCAACTGGATGAGAAAGGCTATGGCGAACTCACTCCACAGCAATGGCCAGTGTTAGAGTATCAACCAGAGATCATTGAGCAGCGCATGTTCACCAATGGCGAGTTCTTTACTGAATCAGGCAAAGCGCAGTTTATTGCAGTTGAGCACGACAAACCGATTGCCGATACCAGCCTTGAATTCCCACTTATCATGAACACAGGGCGAATCCGAGACCAATGGCACACCATGAGCCGCACAGGTTTGGCGGCAGGCTTAGGTGAACACACCCCAGAACCGTTTGTTGCGATGCACCCAGATACGGTTGCAGAGCTTGGCTTAGAAGAGTTTGGGCTAGACGCCTTCAATCACGCCACTATTAATCCTGTAGTGAAAGTGCGCAGCGCACAAGGGGAGTGCCAAGCCCGCTTAGTGGTGACCAAAGAGATGCGCCGTGAACAAGTTTTCATGCCTATCCACTGGAACGCACCGACCGCCAAAGACAGCAAACCATGCGACTTGATCTTACCTCATACCGATGCGGCATCTGGTCAGCCAGAATTCAAACACACACCTGTTGTAGTAGAGCCGTGTGGTTATCGCAGTGAAGCCGCCTTGGTCAGCGACAAAGTGATGGACTGCAGTGGCTTTGATTACTGGGTACGCCAAAGAGTGGAGGGCGGTTTTCTGTATCGCATCTCATCATCTAAGAACCCAATGGAACTGGTGATTCAACTGGCCAACACCCTCGATGCCTTACCAGAACCCAACGCGGAAGCGATTAAGTCACTCCATTACCACGGCAATAAATCATTCAAGAACTACGGCTCTGCCAAGCTGGGTCAGTCTGGTGTAAAGCAAGCCTTCGTGGTGAACAGTAAGCTCGACCATCAAAGCATTGAATGGCTGGTGGAGTGCCTAACCCGAGAAGCCGATGAAGAGTTCGAAGCCGAGTTTTTGAGTACTATGGCGAAGTAG